In a single window of the Ciconia boyciana chromosome 7, ASM3463844v1, whole genome shotgun sequence genome:
- the JAK1 gene encoding tyrosine-protein kinase JAK1, with the protein MQYLNVKEDCKAMAFCAKMRSTKKSEVNLEAQHQGLEILFYLQDKNPICYTSGEFTSEELCIEAAQRCSISPLCHNLFALYDENKRLWYAPNQVFKIDEKTSHRLHYRMRYYFTNWHGTSENEPSVWRHSPRKAKNSYEKKLAPEGTPILDANSLEYIFAQGQYDLVKGLAPIRDPKNDQEVHEIENECLGMAVLAISHYAIKKNVKLPELPKDISYKHYIPETLNKTIRQRNFLTRIRINNVFKHFLKEFNNKTICDSSVSTRDLKVKYLSTMETLTKHYGAEIFETSFLLISSENEINRFNCGDNEILPLYEVIVTGNNGIQWRLKPNSVQTEKEKKKKSDGKNKKDEEKHKIRDSWNNFSYFPEITHIVIKESTVSINKQDNKRMELKLSSHDEALSFASLIDGYFRLTADAHHYLCTDVAPPLIEHNIKNGCHGPICTEYAINKLRQEGNEAGMYVLRWSCTNFNHILMTVTCFEGSETINNSVQYKNFQIEVKKGGYFLHGSNKSFSSLKELMDHLKGQILRTDNISFTLKRCCQPKPREISNLLVATKKAQEWQPVYHLGQLSFHRILKEEIVQGEHLGRGTRTQIYSGILNYRDDENEGYQNEKEIKVLLKVLDPSHRDISLAFFETASMMRQVSHKHIVLLHGVCVRDVENIMVEEFVEFGPLDLFMHRKSEVLTTPWKFKVAKQLASALSYLEDKDLVHGNVCTKNILLAREGIDTEYGPFIKLSDPGIPITVLSRQECVERIPWIAPECVEDSKNLSVAADKWSFGTTLWEICYNGEIPLKDKTLAEKERFYEGHFVLATPSCKELADLMKQCMNYDPHQRPFFRAIMRDINKLEEQNPDIVSEKQPVTEVDPTLFEKRFLKRIRDLGEGHFGKVELCRYDPEGDNTGEQVAVKSLKPESGGNHIADLKKEIEILRNLYHENIVKYKGICTEDGGSGIKLIMEFLPSGSLKEYLPRNKNKINLKQLLRYAVQICKGMDYLGSCQYVHRDLAARNVLVESENRVKIGDFGLTKAIETDKEYYTVKDDLDSPVFWYAPECLLQSKFYIASDVWSFGVTLYELLTYCDSESSPMAEFLKMIGPTQGQMTVARLVRVLQEEKRLPRPPNCPEEVDQLMRKCWIFKHDERTSFHNLIQGFETIMSKM; encoded by the exons taTCTAAACGTAAAAGAAGATTGCAAAGCTATGGCTTTCTGTGCAAAAATGAGGAGCACAAAGAAGAGCGAAGTAAACCTGGAAGCTCAGCATCAGGgtttagaaatacttttctaCCTGCAAGATAAAAATCCCATTTGTTACACCAGTGGAGAGTTTACCTCAGAGGAGCTGTGCATTGAAGCTGCCCAGAGGTGTT CTATATCTCCTCTGTGCCATAATCTCTTTGCACTGtatgatgaaaacaaaagactCTGGTATGCGCCAAACCAGGTCTTTAAGATAGATGAAAAAACATCACACCGGCTCCATTATCGAATGAG ATACTACTTTACAAATTGGCATGGGACTAGTGAAAACGAACCCTCGGTGTGGAGGCATTCACCAAGGAAGGCAAAGAACTCTTACGAGAAGAAGCTGGCACCAGAAGGAACCCCTATACTTGATGCAAACTCATTAGAATACATCTTTGCACAG GGTCAGTATGACTTAGTGAAAGGCCTGGCACCAATCCGTGACCCTAAAAATGATCAAGAGGTTCATGAAATTGAAAACGAATGTCTGGGGATGGCTGTCCTTGCAATCTCTCACTATGCcatcaagaaaaatgtgaagctTCCGGAGCTTCCCAAAGATATCAG TTATAAGCATTATATTCCCGAAACTTTGAACAAGACCATCAGACAGCGGAATTTCTTAACCAGGATTCGgataaataatgttttcaagCATTTCCTTAAAGAATTTAACAACAAAACCATTTGCGACAGCAGTGTGTCTACACGTGATCTGAAAGTTAAATACTTATCAACGATGGAGACCTTGACTAAACATTATGGAGCAGAAATTTTTGAGACTTCGTTTTTGCTGATTTCATCtgagaatgaaataaatagatttaATTGTGGAGACAATGAGATCCTCCCACTCTATGAAGTCATCGTAACAGGAAACAATGGCATTCAGTGGAGGCTCAAGCCAAAT tctgtacagacagagaaagagaagaagaaaaaatctgatggcaaaaacaaaaaggatgaagaaaaacacaaaattcGAGATTCATGGAacaatttttcctattttcctgAAATCACCCACATTGTCATCAAGGAGTCTACAGTCAGCATTAACAAGCAGGATAACAAAAGAATG GAATTAAAACTGTCCTCACATGATGAGGCCCTGTCATTTGCATCGTTGATAGACGGGTACTTCAGACTTACGGCAGATGCCCACCATTACCTCTGCACAGATGTGGCTCCTCCACTGATTGAGCACAACATAAAAAATGGATGCCATGGACCCATTTG CACGGAATATGCCATCAACAAACTGCGACAGGAAGGGAACGAAGCAGGAATGTATGTGTTGAGATGGAGCTGCACAAACTTTAACCACATTCTCATGACAGTGACTTGTTTTGAAGGCTCAGAG ACAATAAATAATTCAGTCCAGTACAAGAACTTCCAGATTGAGGTGAAGAAAGGCGGGTACTTCCTACATGGTTCAAACAAGTCTTTCTCATCCTTAAAAGAGCTGATGGATCACCTGAAAGGACAAATACTTCGAACAGACAACATAAGCTTTACACTGAAGAGGTGctgccagccaaaaccaagag AAATCTCCAACTTGCTAGTTGCGACCAAGAAGGCGCAGGAATGGCAGCCCGTTTATCACCTAGGGCAGCTGAGTTTCCATCGAATCCTCAAGGAAGAAATCGTGCAG GGCGAACATCTTGGAAGAGGGACGAGAACACAGATTTACTCAGGGATTCTCAACTACAGAGATGACGAGAATGAAGgatatcaaaatgaaaaagagattaAAGTCCTCCTCAAAGTCTTGGACCCCAGCCACAGAGACATTTCTTTG GCGTTCTTTGAAACAGCAAGCATGATGAGGCAGGTGTCTCACAAGCACATTGTCCTCCTCCATGGAGTCTGCGTCCGTGATGTAGAAA ATATCATGGTTGAAGAGTTTGTTGAATTTGGGCCTCTGGATCTGTTCATGCATCGGAAGAGTGAAGTTCTGACAACTCCTTGGAAATTCAAAGTTGCCAAGCAACTTGCAAGTGCACTAAGCTACTTG GAGGATAAGGATTTGGTACATGGAAATGTGTGTACTAAAAACATCCTGCTGGCAAGAGAGGGAATTGACACTGAATATGGTCCTTTCATAAAGCTGAGCGACCCAGGAATACCAATAACTGTGCTGTCCAGACAAG AATGCGTTGAGCGAATCCCCTGGATTGCACCTGAATGTGTTGAAGACTCCAAAAATTTAAGCGTTGCAGCAGATAAGTGGAGTTTTGGTACAACGCTGTGGGAAATCTGCTATAATGGAGAAATACCACTGAAAGACAAGACGTTAGCAGAG AAGGAGAGGTTCTATGAGGGGCATTTTGTGTTGGCAACACCATCGTGCAAGGAACTCGCTGACCTGATGAAACAGTGCATGAACTACGACCCCCACCAGAGACCCTTCTTCCGCGCAATCATGAGAGACATCAACAAACTGGAGGAACAAA ATCCTGATATCGTTTCGGAGAAGCAGCCCGTTACAGAGGTCGATCCCACACTCTTTGAAAAACGATTCTTGAAAAGAATCCGTGATTTGGGCGAG GGCCACTTTGGCAAGGTTGAACTCTGCAGATATGACCCAGAAGGCGACAATACAGGGGAGCAAGTGGCAGTTAAATCTCTAAAGCCAGAGAGTGGAGGGAATCACATTGCTGATCTcaagaaggaaatagaaatcTTGAGGAATCTTTATCATGAGAACATCGTCAAATATAAGGGAATTTGCACAGAAGACG GAGGAAGTGGGATCAAGCTCATCatggaatttcttccttctgggaGCCTAAAGGAGTATCTGCCCCGgaacaagaacaaaatcaaTCTCAAACAGCTGCTCAGATACGCGGTTCAGATCTGCAAG GGAATGGACTATTTGGGCTCCTGTCAGTACGTGCACCGTGACTTAGCAGCAAGAAACGTCCTTGTTGAAAGCGAGAACAGAGTGAAGATTGGCGACTTTGGTCTCACCAAAGCAATCGAGACCGATAAGGAGTACTACACCGTCAAAGACGACCTCGACAGCCCTGTTTTTTG GTATGCTCCAGAGTGCTTGCTTCAGAGTAAATTTTACATCGCCTCAGATGTCTGGTCGTTTGGGGTGACGCTGTATGAACTGCTTACCTACTGTGATTCGGAGTCCAGTCCCATGGCA GAGTTCTTGAAAATGATCGGCCCCACGCAGGGACAGATGACGGTAGCACGGCTGGTGCGTGtcttgcaagaagaaaagcGCTTGCCACGTCCACCCAACTGCCCAGAGGAG GTGGACCAGCTGATGAGGAAGTGCTGGATATTCAAGCATGATGAACGGACAAGCTTTCACAATCTGATTCAAGGATTTGAAACAATTATgagtaaaatgtaa